The Saccopteryx leptura isolate mSacLep1 chromosome 2, mSacLep1_pri_phased_curated, whole genome shotgun sequence genome has a window encoding:
- the CCL16 gene encoding C-C motif chemokine 16 isoform X1: MKVSVAALSLLILILTVTSAVHSQSKIIESVNSARTCCWKYRESVLPRKRVVGYRKALNCNLPAIIFVTKKDYDVCANPNKEWVQDYIKDPNLPLLPPRNVA; this comes from the exons ATGAAGGTCTCCGTGgctgccctctctctcctcatcctcatcctcaccgTGACTTCTGCTGTTCACAGCCAGTCAA AAATTATTGAGTCGGTGAACAGTGCACGTACCTGCTGCTGGAAATATCGTGAGAGCGTACTCCCAAGGAAACGGGTGGTGGGATACAGAAAGGCCCTCAACTGTAACCTGCCGGCAATCAT CTTTGTCACCAAAAAGGACTATGACGTCTGCGCCAATCCCAACAAGGAATGGGTCCAAGATTACATCAAGGATCCCAACCTGCCTTTGCTACCCCCCAGGAACGTGGCCTAG
- the CCL16 gene encoding C-C motif chemokine 16 isoform X2 codes for MKVSVAALSLLILILTVTSAVHSQSTFNVIPAEIIESVNSARTCCWKYRESVLPRKRVVGYRKALNCNLPAIIFVTKKDYDVCANPNKEWVQDYIKDPNLPLLPPRNVA; via the exons ATGAAGGTCTCCGTGgctgccctctctctcctcatcctcatcctcaccgTGACTTCTGCTGTTCACAGCCAGTCAA CTTTCAACGTGATTCCCGCAGAAATTATTGAGTCGGTGAACAGTGCACGTACCTGCTGCTGGAAATATCGTGAGAGCGTACTCCCAAGGAAACGGGTGGTGGGATACAGAAAGGCCCTCAACTGTAACCTGCCGGCAATCAT CTTTGTCACCAAAAAGGACTATGACGTCTGCGCCAATCCCAACAAGGAATGGGTCCAAGATTACATCAAGGATCCCAACCTGCCTTTGCTACCCCCCAGGAACGTGGCCTAG